A region from the Salicibibacter cibarius genome encodes:
- a CDS encoding SOS response-associated peptidase, whose amino-acid sequence MCGRFTLFDQIKAIQKRFGINVSKLDEATPSFNIAPSQSVIAIINDGERNRLGQLRWGLIPFWAKDTKIGYKMINARAETITEKSSFKHAFIRRRCLIPANGFYEWKTVNGQKQPYLIQLKGEGLFGFAGLWEKWTDGEETIFSCAIITTEANEMMSDIHHRMPVIVKKEEEASWLDPNIQDPNTLKQFLLPIDSDEMKAYAVSADVNSAKNNHEGLLNSL is encoded by the coding sequence ATGTGCGGCCGCTTTACGTTATTCGATCAAATCAAAGCCATCCAAAAACGCTTCGGCATTAATGTCAGTAAATTGGACGAAGCAACACCCAGCTTTAATATCGCCCCCTCGCAATCTGTTATCGCGATCATTAATGATGGAGAGCGAAACAGGCTAGGTCAACTGCGTTGGGGACTCATCCCTTTTTGGGCAAAAGACACAAAAATCGGCTATAAAATGATTAATGCACGCGCGGAAACGATAACAGAAAAAAGCAGCTTTAAACACGCCTTCATCCGCAGGCGATGCCTCATTCCCGCGAATGGGTTTTATGAATGGAAAACCGTCAATGGACAAAAACAACCGTACCTTATTCAACTGAAAGGGGAAGGATTATTCGGATTCGCAGGCTTATGGGAGAAATGGACAGACGGGGAAGAAACCATTTTTTCTTGTGCGATTATTACGACCGAGGCAAATGAAATGATGAGCGACATTCACCACCGCATGCCCGTCATTGTTAAAAAGGAAGAAGAAGCATCATGGCTGGATCCAAACATTCAAGATCCAAACACACTCAAGCAATTTCTTCTTCCCATTGACTCAGACGAAATGAAAGCTTATGCGGTCTCCGCAGACGTCAACAGCGCGAAAAACAACCACGAGGGATTGCTGAATTCGCTATAA
- a CDS encoding putative glycoside hydrolase, with amino-acid sequence MSKKITIALLAGTVAFSGYHDPVAADENEEEQENGEEEAEEEEALFELNDDDLLALPHLIPDRFTYDSGVEIEYPEDGVKGIFSTAHSMGGDNADDLVNFVNETSLNSIVVDVKDDHGFVTYDTGSDDERVQANTNEIIDDMEGMMDTFEENDIYPIARLVVFKDTELAEEEPELSFLENGDVWSNSSGESFVNPFDEEVWEYNIEVAKKAAEAGFKEIQLDYIRFPEGFENRDDDLEYSEGNYAESGEDNIQNRVAAVTDFVEYAREELRPYGVKVSGDIFGYAATVEETPGIGQNFTEIAENVDIMSSMIYPSHWTPHFGIDQPDLEPYNIVDEYAQLENELMDDMEDPPISRPWLQDFTASYLQDGDWMEYGADEVEAQIQALYDNGIYEFLLWDAANDYSEGADYELDAEQDIVEEDSD; translated from the coding sequence ATGAGCAAAAAAATAACCATCGCTTTATTGGCCGGAACGGTTGCTTTCAGCGGCTATCATGATCCGGTTGCTGCAGATGAAAACGAGGAAGAACAAGAGAATGGCGAGGAAGAGGCAGAAGAGGAAGAAGCGTTATTTGAACTAAACGACGATGACTTGCTCGCGCTTCCACACTTAATTCCCGATCGTTTCACGTATGACAGCGGTGTTGAGATCGAATACCCGGAAGACGGGGTCAAGGGGATTTTCTCGACGGCCCATTCCATGGGGGGCGATAATGCTGATGATCTCGTCAATTTTGTCAACGAAACGTCCTTGAACAGCATTGTGGTTGACGTTAAGGATGATCACGGGTTTGTTACCTATGACACGGGTTCAGACGATGAGCGTGTCCAGGCCAATACCAATGAAATCATCGACGATATGGAGGGGATGATGGATACTTTTGAGGAAAACGACATTTATCCCATCGCTCGTCTCGTCGTTTTCAAAGATACAGAGTTGGCCGAGGAAGAGCCGGAGCTTTCCTTTTTGGAAAACGGGGACGTGTGGTCAAACAGCAGCGGCGAATCATTTGTCAATCCGTTCGATGAAGAAGTATGGGAGTACAATATTGAAGTGGCAAAAAAAGCGGCTGAAGCTGGTTTTAAAGAAATACAGCTCGATTATATACGTTTTCCGGAAGGATTTGAAAATCGCGATGATGACCTCGAATATAGCGAAGGGAATTATGCCGAATCCGGCGAGGATAATATCCAAAACCGCGTAGCGGCTGTCACCGATTTTGTTGAATATGCCCGTGAAGAGTTAAGGCCTTATGGGGTAAAAGTTTCGGGTGATATTTTCGGTTACGCGGCAACGGTAGAGGAAACCCCGGGCATTGGACAAAACTTCACTGAAATCGCCGAAAACGTTGATATTATGTCATCGATGATTTATCCGAGCCATTGGACGCCGCATTTTGGTATCGATCAACCCGATCTTGAGCCGTATAATATTGTTGACGAATACGCCCAACTGGAAAATGAACTAATGGATGATATGGAAGATCCACCAATCTCCAGGCCTTGGCTTCAGGACTTCACAGCTTCCTATTTGCAGGATGGCGACTGGATGGAATACGGCGCAGATGAAGTAGAGGCGCAAATCCAGGCGCTTTATGATAATGGCATCTACGAATTCCTTCTTTGGGACGCGGCAAATGACTATTCCGAAGGGGCGGATTACGAACTCGATGCAGAACAGGATATTGTCGAAGAAGATTCGGATTAA
- a CDS encoding YkyA family protein: MKRWVQTAAITIGAVSLAGCSESVGIEDATSSVAEIENQKDNVIAYINEILAQEEEMLEGFEEDLAENEAELFSAREAQVFANLEERESHLAAINDSAQAMQMENDIIATVLEDGDSEELPMDELEQLNEQTASLHNELNEFVETYGSELQTQDDYFSGLGEDSDFEFLADGIETVNEAQEDVHELLESIHDELLTTEAALEDVEISEEASS, encoded by the coding sequence TTGAAAAGATGGGTGCAAACGGCCGCCATCACGATCGGTGCTGTTTCGCTTGCAGGCTGCAGCGAATCAGTCGGTATCGAAGATGCTACGTCGTCGGTGGCTGAAATAGAAAATCAAAAAGATAATGTCATCGCTTACATCAATGAGATATTGGCTCAAGAGGAAGAGATGCTAGAGGGATTTGAAGAAGACTTGGCAGAAAACGAGGCTGAACTTTTTTCAGCACGGGAAGCTCAAGTGTTCGCAAATCTTGAAGAAAGAGAATCCCATTTGGCAGCGATCAACGATTCCGCGCAAGCCATGCAGATGGAAAATGATATCATAGCGACGGTGCTCGAAGATGGAGACAGTGAAGAGCTGCCCATGGACGAATTGGAACAGTTAAATGAACAAACCGCTTCCTTACATAATGAGTTGAACGAATTTGTGGAAACATACGGCTCGGAACTTCAGACCCAAGACGACTATTTCAGCGGATTAGGCGAGGATAGCGATTTCGAATTTCTTGCTGATGGGATTGAAACCGTCAACGAGGCCCAGGAAGACGTTCACGAGCTGCTTGAAAGCATTCATGATGAGCTGCTCACAACGGAAGCCGCACTTGAAGACGTCGAAATATCGGAGGAGGCGAGCTCATGA
- a CDS encoding PrsW family glutamic-type intramembrane protease yields MQKWYYLVDDGEVIGPFADIEMIELYTGEKIHSETYVWNEHLDEWLYFRDSPLFNEEWKENEPEPEHQKIREASSRISFRELFSEVPKKHAGGNSERESSLPRPWIFSRVLLVMMLTAAALFSMAYLFYLPQFLPGILIVSAFSIPFALVVFFWEIISPKNVHLYDLGQMFFIGSLVALVLMQILYNLFPLGEWRIPGAILIAIIMTLGKLALIAVFLHRLNTRYYVNGLLIGATIGAAFAIFESLGHAFHAYASGGYGEILDTLALHGWSAAGSHTIWGSLIGGALAFVKRNDSLKKNHFTDPGFLKLLTIPVVLHAAWNISLLTDYYVLLLIALSVIVWVFIFRGIQRDLGEKQREVES; encoded by the coding sequence ATGCAAAAGTGGTATTATTTAGTTGATGACGGAGAAGTCATTGGACCATTCGCAGACATTGAAATGATCGAATTATATACAGGAGAAAAAATTCATAGCGAAACGTACGTCTGGAATGAACATTTGGATGAATGGCTTTATTTCCGTGATTCACCCCTTTTTAACGAGGAATGGAAAGAAAACGAACCAGAACCCGAACATCAAAAGATTCGGGAAGCATCGAGCCGCATCTCTTTTCGGGAACTGTTCTCGGAAGTACCCAAAAAGCATGCCGGAGGCAACTCCGAACGGGAATCTTCATTGCCACGCCCATGGATATTTTCCCGCGTCTTGCTTGTCATGATGCTCACGGCGGCCGCCCTTTTTTCTATGGCCTATCTATTCTATCTCCCCCAGTTTTTACCTGGGATCCTGATCGTCAGCGCTTTTTCTATTCCTTTCGCGCTCGTTGTCTTTTTTTGGGAAATAATCTCCCCGAAAAACGTACACCTTTATGACCTCGGGCAAATGTTTTTTATCGGCAGTCTCGTCGCGTTAGTTCTCATGCAAATCTTGTACAATTTGTTTCCATTGGGAGAATGGCGCATCCCCGGGGCAATTTTGATCGCCATCATCATGACACTAGGCAAATTAGCGCTCATCGCTGTATTTCTTCATCGATTGAACACACGCTATTATGTAAACGGATTGTTAATCGGTGCCACCATAGGCGCTGCGTTCGCCATTTTTGAGTCGTTGGGACACGCATTTCACGCATATGCATCCGGAGGATATGGCGAAATCCTGGACACACTGGCCTTGCACGGATGGTCAGCAGCCGGCTCCCACACGATTTGGGGAAGCCTCATCGGAGGGGCGCTCGCTTTCGTAAAACGAAACGATTCACTGAAAAAAAACCATTTCACCGACCCGGGCTTTTTAAAGTTACTTACGATCCCGGTTGTTTTGCACGCGGCTTGGAACATTTCTCTTCTTACCGATTATTATGTTTTGCTATTGATTGCATTAAGCGTCATTGTCTGGGTGTTTATTTTTCGGGGGATTCAACGAGATCTGGGCGAAAAACAGCGGGAGGTGGAAAGCTAG
- a CDS encoding YaiI/YqxD family protein, with the protein MKIYVDADACPVKDIIIEAGRAANIPVVLVKSFNHYSPEEQPPGVETVYVDTGADAADYRIMQLADTHDLIVTQDYGLAALGLAKNCTVLHHNGFVYSNENIEQLLSSRHAQAKIRRSGQKTKGPKLFTDEDRERFRATLEEALDS; encoded by the coding sequence ATGAAGATTTACGTAGACGCGGATGCTTGTCCGGTTAAAGATATTATTATTGAAGCGGGGCGCGCCGCAAATATTCCCGTTGTCTTGGTGAAAAGTTTCAACCATTACTCACCGGAAGAACAACCTCCCGGCGTCGAAACGGTTTACGTTGATACCGGCGCGGATGCTGCGGATTATCGCATCATGCAACTGGCCGACACCCATGATCTTATCGTGACGCAAGATTACGGTTTGGCTGCCCTTGGACTGGCGAAAAATTGCACGGTTCTCCATCATAACGGCTTCGTCTATTCGAATGAAAACATCGAACAATTACTAAGCAGTCGCCATGCCCAAGCAAAAATACGGCGAAGCGGCCAAAAAACCAAAGGGCCGAAATTGTTCACCGACGAAGACCGCGAGCGATTCAGAGCGACGTTGGAAGAAGCGCTTGATTCGTAA